The following coding sequences lie in one Bacillus rossius redtenbacheri isolate Brsri chromosome 13, Brsri_v3, whole genome shotgun sequence genomic window:
- the LOC134538195 gene encoding uncharacterized protein LOC134538195, producing the protein MNLQLVLTLAAVSSAVALPPPRGRGAESSGDHEGHLDGAQALDDLAGAGSLDEKNPPPRRRAVSDAGTSWADQEASASDTADDLARAAAVDSSSPLLKLLKMLADLLAKLLKYKQDFFTGIGLPAYSDITSIMPELGLLGKLV; encoded by the exons ATGAACCTGCAG CTGGTGCTGACGCTGGCCGCGGTGAGTTCCGCCGTCGCCCTGCCGCCGCCACGGGGTCGCGGGGCGGAGTCCTCGGGCGACCATGAGGGGCACCTGGACGGCGCGCAGGCATTGGACGACCTCGCGGGGGCCGGGTCCCTGGACGAGAAGAACCCGCCGCCGAGGAGGCGGGCGGTCAGCGACGCCGGGACGTCGTGGGCCGACCAAGAGGCCTCCGCCTCCGACACGGCGGACGACCTCGCGCGCGCCGCCGCCGTCGACAGCAGCAGCCCGCTGCTCAAGCTGCTCAAGATGCTCGCCGACCTCCTGGCGAAACTGCTCAAGTACAAGCAAGACTTCTTCACCGGCATAGGCCTGCCCGCGTACTCGGATATCACGTCCATCATGCCAGAACTGGGCCTGCTCGGCAAACTGGTCTAG